The genomic window acacatatatatatatatatatatatatatatatatatatatatatccaagagCAGAGTCAGTGTTAAGTGCCCACACGAACCcccaaaaaagttttttgtgattATATATAATGATATTTCTAAGTAATTTTCTTACTATggcttttaaaaatttaaaaatttgtacCTAGCATCCATTTAACCAGACATCATTGTATATAATAAGTGAATATGAAGAGAAATTGGAGACTTCACACCCGTGGCAAATTCTATCTCGGGTTTCACCTGGTGTTGACGTCTTAAGGTGTGATCTGGTCTTTGAAAtgttttctattaaaaaaaaaaaatctaagaaagAGTTTGGAATCTTTAGATGATATCCTAAAACTAAAACGCggttttgaaaacaaaacatggTTTTGCTTCCCTTCAAAACCAGGCTGTTCATAGTGTTTGGGTGCCATCAAAAATGGATttgaagaaaattcaattttgacaaaacttagttttataaaaaaaagtaaaaagtctGACTCCATGAAgttatttataaaaacaaaattataaccTTGTTTTATGAGAGTGCCCTTCAAATAAACATATCAAGCTTCCaaaaaacttattaaaaaatatttggtttttataaaaccaagttttcacaaaagTGGGTCAGACAAGATATCATCCAAATGCCTCGAAAGCATTAAGGAAATTCTTTTTGGCCTTATTTATGATTTGACATCATAGTGGGGGACTTATCTCTCCAGTGGTCAATTTTGGAGTGCTTAATCTTTTAAGtttatctaaaatattttaattagaacaattgtttattttttaagaagatttttttgatattttttctacCTATTGACGTCCCTTTTAGCTGAATGGGTGCGTATCGATGGATTAATTACCAACTTAGCAGCTCTGCAGCTCACAAGCCTCCTTCTACAACAGAAAATGAATGATAATTGCTTcgacctacaaaaaaaaatgcttatttttatattgatactttaagataatttttttcaattgctcttttaaaaattttataattatcgCCTTTTTACCACTACAACTTACAACAATTTTATGGCAAAGGGTTTGGTTTTTGAACTTATTTTTATTGGAACTGAAGGaaccgtaaaaaaaaaaagatttgaactCAAATATATTACgattatatgtgtacatataattttttgattttGATATCGTGGTTCAAACTTCCATATACGTTTGAATTGCCCACCCAgtaggggcattttggtcaCTTCAAGCTGTCCAACAGTCACTGTTCGGTTTGACATCCGGGTTCCTTATTCAAaacttcatcatcatcaacttcCATCAACCGCCACGGGTTGTCTGTTTTTGAAGTCTTGATGTGAGCCTCTATTTTGTTAATAACTCTCAAACAAGGGtctcaagtaaaaaaaaaagcttcctttttgaaatatataatatattcaaTACCAACTTCTGAAAAGAATGAGTCGTTATCTTTTTATATAATCAACCATGTCTTTTTAATTGCTACCAAATACTAGGACATAAGTCAGTCTAATTTTGCTCTATTTAATCGAGATTTTAACATGACATAAATTATTGTTTCGATTAAGAGATGATTTTGCTAGCTTTAACAAGTTGTCAACGTTATGGTATAAACGAGAGAAGTCTGGCAACTTGGTGCAGCAAGTAAGCGTGGAATAAAGTAGTTGAAATCTATCAAATCAAAGACCAGACATGCGTAGACAAGTATGATCGGCTGAGGGAACTCATAAGCTGTAAGAAGGTCCAAATTATAATTATTTCTTCCACATGTTATGCTGAtgccttctttttttaatttcttggaAGCTCTTTCTGCCATCACATATAAGCATTGGAATCTGTTGTAACATGATTGAACTCtccacagttttttttttcttttgattcttgAGATGGTAAACGATCAAGTTATGTTTGTCCCAAAAAGCATAGCATAATTGGACGGTAAGGCGGTTCACATGCAATAAGTGTAAGGTTTGAATCTCGTGACCGTTGTCACGTTTCGATGCATTATTCCTTTGGCTTAAAAATGGTGGTAAGCACGACATTCGAGTTGAAGGATGTACCTTAGTTTAATTAAGTCTTGAAGCAAGGAAGAATCCTATGCATACCTTAGGGTTTTATGCTGAAGGAGATTTTGtgtaagtaaacattaaaaaagatgtttaagtcatGCTGTATGatccatattatatatatgtatatgcgtGATGTGTTTATCAAACCTGTTGAAGACCTACCCTAAGTTCTTTCCGAATAATTATGGTATATGTGATTACATGTTTGCAAACATATAAATGGACTAACATAAGGACGAGGGCCTACACTTCAGCCGGTTTTCACCGGAAAACATataaatcaacataaaaatggaGTTTTCGTTTATATaggaagcaaaaagaaaaaaaatttgaaactgttgactttgaaaaaaaatagtttttaataaattattcaGTTTTCGGATATATTTACAAGGTAGATTATAGAAAGAACGAGCGGCAGATAAAAATGATGTATCTGACAAAATATTCAATctgactatatatatgtatatgtatataactgGATGTACCCGTGACACATGAGTGTGTACAGATGACCCATATTCCTGTTTAATGTGCACAAGCAAGATGTCATTTGACTCTGATCAAAGTGCTTCCTCATTAGTTAGTAGATGTGACCATTGGCAAAAAACACTATACGCGCTTCCAAAGCAGCGGACATATTTATTCTTATCTTCctgatgaaatgaaaaacattattcGCAAGCGATAAGTAATCAGCAAAAGCACTTCAAGCATCTTAAGCTGCCATTCAATGGATCGAGTAAATAGAATTGGGAAAAAGCCAGCGACATGCAAGCAAGCAGAGGTATTTCCATGCCTCAAATTAAGAACTCGCTAGTAGTGGACGCTTTGTGCTCAGGGTCGAATACACGCTTCATATGTTtaaccactctctctctctctctctatatatatatatatatatatatgtgtgtgtgtgtgtgtgtgtgtgtgtgattgcTAAAATTAAAACAGCATGACGCAATACTGTATCATAAACCACCACTAGTTCTCCATAAGGTGAGTATTTTTTCCTTGTAAGAAAAGGGGTTTAACATTTACCAATGTTGTTTCATTTGTGTTTTataaaaaggttttttttatctgtttgaGCACCTGAACCGTTTGAGagcaaacacaaacacatcTTCGTCTTCATCATAAGACATGTATGCAAATCATTAATGTGCTCAAGATTGAAGACTACTAAAAATTAGAGATAAGATAACTATACTCCTTCTGGtagtgttaaaaaaaaaacctctcaagaaaatgaaaaaccaaaaaaatacctttctttttaaaaagttagcAAAACACctatatttcttctttcatgtgCATATCCATTATAGGGGGTTAACAACTCATCGCCTAGATAAAAAGGCCAAAGCCTCTCTGCACACCTTTCTCCTCCACctctttcccccaaaaacaaaacttCTCCTGTCTCTGGGACTCTAAGCTGCATCGATTCAGCAATGCCAGCAGTATACCTTACAATTTAGGTATTATACAGTACTCTTACGTGCTCTATCAAGACGTATATGAAATTATTTATATTTGTGCATGtttttctctgtgtgtgtgtgtgtgcatgcgcgCAAACGTAATTAAGCGTGTTGCAATTGATGGGATCGACATTCAAAACTTAACGCGGGTAAAGGGTCAACTGTGATTGGATCTCAGTCTGAAGTTGAGTCCTATACGTATCAATTTCCTTGTTTTTTGTCCTTTTGTCTGTTTTTTCCTATTGCTTTTGCCATTTATTAACTACTAAAATGCTTTCCCAAGTCTAAACAAGACAAGGAATATTTGCATAAAGTCCAACACTGCCTTTGATCGGCCTTGTATCAACACTGGTCATGGTTTCTTGTGACTTGCAACGTTGATCTaatatttcttctctctctctctctctccctccttatTGCTGTCTCTTTTTTCAAATCTGTAGCAGGTTTTCCTTCCTAACGTTTACTGGGAGGACCACTAATGAAATTAcgttatctttctctctttcttgattgCATAGGGGTGGTCTCTTGTTTGATTCTTACCGGTGCTCTTCTTCTGATGACATTGAGAATCGAGCTGATATATATGTTAATTGTCTCCCCTTTCTTTCTAAAGATGTtgatggatcagattcaaaccAGATGTATGTTTCACCTTCATCTATTTTTTCAGATATCTATTTATTTGGAGTTGAATTTATAgttgaatttggatgaaaaaataaatgtatataataAGTCCGAAATCTGAATGTATAAATCGAGATCCCAtccaaatcctatttttatgTTAACATCTGAATTCGAGTCTGATTTTTAAGCTGAATCCAAACCATAATATAGACATTGAGTATAGAATATTTCTTTGAAATTATATTTGATCCTAATCTGGATATGAATCCAgtcaatatttacttaaatctgaatccgatcggatatcatttcttatatttgaatctgatctgaactATCAATcagatatcaaatttttttatgtgtcCAGTTTGTTTTATGCAGTTCGATTGGATATCTAATCTAGATCGGACTTATTGGCATCCATACTTCTCTCTCTACATCTCTCATACGCTTAATatgtaaaaattattttataaagaaaaagtgaattattttatttcttctaaGTCAATCTACGGAACCATTTAACTCTGCCCTTTGGTAGCACTTTATCATTGGCTAGCTTTAATTCAATTAAAGAATgagatgtgtgtgtgagagagagagagccgataaaatggaaatatatagcaaaatttgggaacaagaagtcccctaagtacatgagagagagaaagagagaacttGCACCAGCTTAGCTATATCATTTATCAATAACACATACAATTGCAggattataatatatatatatatatatatatgaaattgcACCACTCGTATCATATACACCGTCCCAAGCAAGGAGCTGATAATTACCCTAAAATCAGTTCTTAATTAAAGGCGCGTGATCTTGAATGAATATTTAAACCTTCCTACTCATAGAGAAATTCATCTTGTTTATGTCAGCAGGGGAGAATAGTCCATATCTAGTATAGAAGCCAAGCTATCAGAGTAACATTAATTCAAAACGGTACTATCCATCCCTAATTTAATGCTTCTGCCAGTGTTCTTCTAGCCTCATTATCGCCCCAGTACTATTGAAAAAGCTGTTTGCATATTTGCCATCATATGATTGAAATTCACTTTACAGTGATCACATCTATAAAGtttaatttatcaaaaataCTAAgtggaacaagaaaaaagaactgaTCTGGCTTACTGGTATGGCACTTTGGATGGCTAATTTGTTATGCGCCCAAAGATCATATTTTAACAGCTTATAGAGGCTATTCTTTTGAGGTAATGAGTGTATAGTCAGTATATCGCAATTCCAGAAAAGATTAACAATCTATAGTCATGACCATCTTGATTCTTGACTGTATATGCGTAGCTATGAATTAAGCGGGCAGGGTATGTCTCATCTATCGAGTTAAAGTTCATGAACCCTTCGAATCTCAATGAAGATGCACCTTTGACTCTCACTTGTTCGTCATGTTTCAGCTGAATGTGAACCTGTATATGAGATTTACATGATCGATTGGATAAGAATCGGGTCTTTAGTTTGTGTTTCTAATGCAAGAATATATCattctaaatttttattttaacagcGATAGTTTGGCATCTGCATTTTGAGTTCTCGAAATTCCAGCTGTACTTATTGGAATAAACCATGCAATTATTCGCAATATAAAAAGTAAGAAAGATTTAGAAGTGTTTTCGTGGACTTGTGGAAAGATGCCAACTAGATGACAAGTCACTTTTCTTAGAAATTTTCGAATGTCTTGACTGTTCATTAGTCACTGCACATGAAGTTAGTTTGAAGATTTCTTGAGCTGTCTACTTTTAGCTAAGAAGTCAATACTAACCATCTTCGTCGCCCTAAAAGGTGGGTCAATGAAATACTTTTCTGAAGATACAGGAGTTGATTACTTGATGTCTATCTGAAATTTTTACGTTTGCTTATTCAAGCCTTAGGCCAGCATGACGTTTTTCTCCAACATCCGAAGGAGAAAGGAAGGATACATAACTTGTGGAAATTTGGACGATCGGTGAAGGTTTGAAGTTAAAGGAATGTAGAAGACTAATTTTCACCATATATAAGCCCAAACCTGTGGATATGAATTATGAAGATAGACATTGACCATGATGAATCCCTCCGCGCGTTTGCGTTTGATTGAAGATGAAGTGTGAGTTGCAAAAATATTTATACAATTGGGGACTAAGGATCAGTGCTAATGTATTAAAGATCTGTACTATGGCCTGTCTATTGACTCATCCGGACAAAGGAATTAAGATCGAACCCGTTGGTGTTCATGAATTTAGGCAAACAATTGACATGCTCGGCCATAGTTTTGGACTGATTGATGAACTGATAATAGCATTCCGTGGCCAAAACTCTGTACAAACTTTATCTAAAATCTTAATGCGTTGACAATTTTGACTAATGCTAAAAGGGGATGTTTGAAAGGTGGAAGTTCCCTTTTACTCGAAAGATTACATGAATTTTCTCCCCAGATCGCATTTTGCCTGATATCAAAGAAAAGATGGGTATCTGTCTTCTCAGAGTTTAGGTTCTAATGAAAGAAACATTCTTATGGCCTGGCAGACCGTGTTCCTACTAAGAAATATAGAGAAGTTGTCTTTTCCACCCTTTCTGCACATCCTGCTAAGTATACTTACAGGCTTCAGCAATAAAATATGAAgtatatttatatgtgaatgtttTGATAACCAATTCTTTGATTTGCTGCAATTAGACATGCATACAGAACTTTATTGCATAAAAGAAATCAACGGACATGAAAGTGACAAAATTTTGAGATTCAAAGAGGGCATGTTTACACTTAAAAAATATCAATTGCAGCTTGTCCTAACAAATCAACTATGGACATCACATCTCTGTgatcaattttgaaaaaaaaaaaaaaagaaactttcaAATGAATAATGTTCCTTTTCTGGACCCAACTGGAGTTACTGGACCCATAAGGGCCAGAACTATGTTAATCTGCCCGTACAAATTTGAGCTGAAGTCTCTTCCATGCTCTGGCCTAGAATCCTCTCACCATTTGAGTTCATGATTGATGAGATCGCCACTGCCAATGCCGATTGGAAGCATGGATCTGATGTTATAGCCTTTGTCACGGATGCGATTGTCTCTGACATGTTCTGTTGGGATGATGGCAGGGATGTCGATGATGAAGGATTGGGTCTATGAAGATAAGTTTGATAGAATTGTTGATGTGGTGGCCTAGCTAGAGCAGATTCCATAGTTGGGATTCTATTGAGTTCATATACTGGCGCATATTTGCCAGAGAGGCCTGTGTTGGTGTTCCAAGCTGGAGGCAAGGTCGTTTGCTCTGAATTAGAGAAGCTGAAGCCTGGGAAACTAATTGAAGAAGGCTGTGATCTAGGCGCTGCAGAGAGAGCAGAAGAGTACTGCAGCGTATTGAATTGGGGAGTGGAGGATGAAGAGGTAAGATCCAGTACAATAGTTGGGTAAGATGGGGATGTTGAAATGACAGGATTTGCTAGAGCGAAGGGTCTTGATCTTGAAATATCAGAAGCATCAAACACAAATCCAGCAGACGTGGAATTCCCGGATGTTGAAGTAGATGAGCCTGACATGAGCATGGAAGCAGCAGCAGAAGTAGTGGAAGCCATGGCTGTGGCTTGGAATGGTAATGGGTGGTTGTGAGTCCCCTCATATGTGGTTATCAGTATAGACATGTCTTCTACACATCTTTGAACCTGCAAAATTCGGAAAACAAGAAAGGAGAAGTTCACAATTAATTAGTATCAGCTAGCATTTCAGCTTAGTTGCTAGAAATCATCCAGTCAAACAACTGCACTTCAGTTTCTAGAATCATGTATATGTCTACCTGCTTTCTTACTGGGCATGATGGTGCTACTGTGCATCTGTAGTAGGCTCTTGGGCATGGATTGCCTTTAGATATCTTTTGCCCATATTTCCTCCACTGGCATCCATCCTGCATCTGAGAAGACAAATCCTTTTATTCATTAGAACATGTAAAATAAACAGCCACCCGTGCAGAAGACACAACGTAAAGAGTAGATACGTGCGGATAAGAGTGAATTGATATTTGCATGTGCAATATATCGCTTAGACATGCAGAAAATTATCGAGAACCTCTTCAAGAGATGGATTTTGATTAGAAACTTCACTACTAGCATTAAAGCTAAAGTTCATCTgctagaaataaaataaaatgaatcaGAAAAGATATTTCTCAGAGAACTTTGATGCCCAATATTGTCAATTACCTTGAATAGTTCACACATCTTTATATTAAATGAATTCAGTTGTTCGTTTACCAACTCTTTTCTTAAATGTGAATTCTTTAAATTTGAAATGGTTGACAGTTAAAAGCATATTTAACCCTTTCGTCACGCCCTTTCTAATTCAAGTCTTCTGAATCACATGTTCAGTACACCTAACTAAGGTCAGGCTAAAAGGAAGCAGCAGAAGACAAGAATTAATGAAAGCATAGAGGAGAATATACCGTTGCTGTGTCACACCTTGCCCTAACAGAAACCCGTGCTTTCTTCACATGGGGCTGCTGCGAGACATCATCTTCTGCACTTCTAGGTGTCTTAAACAGCCTGTTTGTTGAACTCTCTGCCATATCTTCTCCTTTTGGATCCTCAGAGCTACTCTGTGGATTCTGACCATTCTGCAGAAACTTACAATCAAGTCCAAGGCTCAGCCCTTCCTTGAAATTGGCATCATCATTTATTTCCTCGTTGCTCTTTTCGTTCATTTTCTCCTGAGTCCTGTGAGATGAAGTTGAATTGTTCCCAAGACTCAGAGACACCAACCCTGTCTCTTCAGAATCATGGTCTGAACTGCTGGTGGTTGCAGGAGCAGCAGTAACATCTGAGACCTTCTTGGCATTCTCTGCTTGTTGGGCAACGTCGAGGAAATGCATCTTTAGTGCTTGGTAGTCCTTCACTATACGTGACAAGATCATCTTCAacctctcattttcttctctcaCTTGGCCCATCTCTGCTTTAGCAGAATCAAGCTGCGCTTCCTGGACAAAATAAAAACGCTGCCACGTTAGGAGGCATAAGTCACGGACGCGCACATCTATGTAGTGAAGAAGTAAGCATTTCATGTAGGTCGTTCAGTCAAGCACGATCTACCAGCATCATTATACCCAGTGGGCAGACTCAGTCGGATCTTTATGAACACGTACagtttaatttttgtttaatcCGGCGATATAAATAGTGAAATTGCAATTGTTTAGTAAGTAATGGCAATTCTTACGGTAAAAGTACTGCACACGTAGCCTAGAGCAGAAATGTTAAAACTCGAAGAGAATTCAAGATATAACCCAAGAAAAACTTCTATAATCTGAGAATTCTGAATTCTTGGTGAAGTTCAATGCAAACAAGCGTGTTCAGTAGCCAGAAAAGTCAACAAAAGTGACATTGAAACTCACCATGTCATCTGGAACTTGGTGCTTTCCTTGTCCTGAAGGCTCCGGCCTGATGCTATCGTCGCTTGCAGTAGCTCTTGAGCTCTGGTTATGAACAGTAAGTAATAAGAAATATGTACAGGCCGGCCAATAAACCAGATATTACATAAGAATGAAGCTTCAAATCTTGTTTTCGCATTTTACATAACACCAAATTCACACAAAGATATAAAAATAGTTAACCCACAAAATCCAGAAATTTCAACTGTATTTAACCAAGATCGAGAAAACTAAAGGCAAAGACTTAGACCAAATGTTCAGAAAATCGAAAGAAACTAAAAACAGAAGATCGGACTTATAATACCTTCCATATTTCTTCATCGATCTCTTTCTTGGGTTCGTGGCTCCTCTCCTCCTCAAGTGCAGATGAAGACCTCTTGAACAGCAACAGCTCCATGGCCGGATCTCTAGCTATAGCCActgtcttctttctttttcttgaggaCGCATGCACGTTTCCCCCACGCTCCCCAACTAGCATATTTATAGTCCCCGGACGATGTTACACGGAACCAGCAACAGCGGCGAAAGTGAAAACTTCAAAGTTATATTTTATTAGCAGATGGGACTGTACACATCTTCAATGAATACTTTCGAATCCAACTGTACATTAGTTAAAGAGCTCTCAGAATTCAACAATGTCGACAACGGAGCGGACTGAGATTTCAATGCGCGCTGTGATATGATAAGGTGGCGGTGCACGTGCAACCCGTGAGGGAAGTTGAAGCCGAAGTCTTCGGCTGCCTGCAATTACTGCTCCTCCCCATCTCTAGTTTCTCATCAAACTCTTTGAAAAAGACTTCCGCTGTGACTTCTCTGTTGGCCTGTCTAATTTATTAACGAAATTCACTCTTTGAAATATACAAATAATGAGAAAAGAATAGATATTAATATTGTTCTAGCCTTATGTTAGGAaccaatcatatatatatcaacatgGGTGCATATCACAACAAAAACTTAACTGTTCTGAATATTATCCACTTATATGGGGCCTGCATGCATTGGCCAAATGATAGGCTCTATCTTCGACAATGATTCGTGCCGGCCAAtacattcatgaaatagtatatttttaaaaaaaaaaacataaatttaatttgaaattaCTTGTTTGGGCCAAAATATAGTGGCGGCTTTACCAGCCAAAATGCCTTATCATTTAGAAAAACGATACAATACTTAATTGCAAAGTTAATGATTAGAGACCATACTTTGTGGGAGAGAGAGGAATCCTTccatatttagttttaaagcCTCTCGATCTGGTTGTGGTTTCTTTCGAGtcagaaactaaaaaaaatcatattggcATTTGAAAATTCTCTAGGAAAATCGATTTGCAAAAAGAAGTTAGTTTTCTACTCAAATCTCGACATGCAAGAACAAAATCAGAACTTAATTGGTACTGAGTACATTATATGGTAGCTGCTAGACGGCCATGGGAAGCAGAAAGTTTCAGAAATTATTGGGCAGGTATAAATGGAAATTTTCACTTGAACTTTGTAGTCAAGATTCCtccattaaaatctaagtcCAGCCATACATCAGAATCCAGCCTGTGTCCCATCTGTTTGCATCAGCGTCATCTGCAAGCTAAGCTAGCCGCCGGTGGGGGCATTTTGGTCACACCAAAAAGTCGTCAATTAGGTAGTGCCTGTTCGAAATCTGGGTCTTTCTTCATAGATAGATACATCAAATTAAGGTTCCAGTATTCCCCAATATTAGTCAAGATGGCGTGACATATATATGGAACAGGTAGGTCAATTTTGTTTGCTGACGGCTCCTCGTCTTTTTGGTAGGTCTGCAACTGTTTGAATGGaggcaaaagaagaaacaacgtATGGAAAGATGTGTCTCTTTCATCGAAGGAACAGAAAGAAGAGAAACGCAACTTTGGTGGGGAATGAAGAATGAATCGTGTGGTCTATGAAAGCACACAGTTTTAGTTAGTTCTTCCATGTGGGGATGAGATGCAAGCTTCTTTGTCAACTCCCCTCAAAGCATCACCATGTTGCTAATTAATTTCAATCCACATCTCACTTATGAAGCCTGCCTTGTGGAGCATTGCCCATgcttttattttcccttttttctcattttaacaactatatatatatatatatatagttatatatatatatatatatatatatatatatatatatatatatatataagctttaGTGTGATGTTGAAATCGTCCTTTGATTTAAATAATCAATGAAACCTAACTGAGATGTTGATGGTCCTAAGGATGGCTATTGTTCAAGTTGGAGTCCCACACGTTTAATTTTTCGGCCCCAAACTTGCTTGTTGTTTGCTAagcttttccaaaattttcctgGATCTCGTTTTCCACGGCCAGACagaaccacttttttttttttttttccaagtacACAACACAATGCTTTTGAACTGTATGTCTTGCCGGTAGCTTTTGTTTGTATCCATAATGTGAATTATTTTTCCattctactctctctctctctaagttgtGTACACATCATAACGAAATATGACACTTTGACACTGTACCAGTAGAATTTCAAGATCTTGAACAAATTAATCAGAGTCAACGATCCAAATATGGGGACCATCAAGTTAAGATTTGAAGAACTTTGAACTCTTATATGATCCAAAAGCGCATAGCTTCCTCCTTTCAAGTTCCTGGGTTTGTAGATCACAACTAAATTTACAGaaacttttttctctctctctctctctctatatatatatatatatatatatatctatatatatatatatatagagagagagagagagagagaaattcaaCATTATTAAAATTGCTCCAAGAGGGTATGGGAGCCATATTTGGACATAAAAGATTCATAGGGCTTTATGGATATATAAAAGATTAAAGACCTGCCTAACCAATTTGAGAAGAATAGGCTGCGGACATCATGCTTGCGTCGCAAATACGTCACATCTTTTCCGCTCAATTTTGTGACT from Nymphaea colorata isolate Beijing-Zhang1983 chromosome 6, ASM883128v2, whole genome shotgun sequence includes these protein-coding regions:
- the LOC116255677 gene encoding WRKY transcription factor 72A-like, producing the protein MLVGERGGNVHASSRKRKKTVAIARDPAMELLLFKRSSSALEEERSHEPKKEIDEEIWKSSRATASDDSIRPEPSGQGKHQVPDDMEAQLDSAKAEMGQVREENERLKMILSRIVKDYQALKMHFLDVAQQAENAKKVSDVTAAPATTSSSDHDSEETGLVSLSLGNNSTSSHRTQEKMNEKSNEEINDDANFKEGLSLGLDCKFLQNGQNPQSSSEDPKGEDMAESSTNRLFKTPRSAEDDVSQQPHVKKARVSVRARCDTATMQDGCQWRKYGQKISKGNPCPRAYYRCTVAPSCPVRKQVQRCVEDMSILITTYEGTHNHPLPFQATAMASTTSAAASMLMSGSSTSTSGNSTSAGFVFDASDISRSRPFALANPVISTSPSYPTIVLDLTSSSSTPQFNTLQYSSALSAAPRSQPSSISFPGFSFSNSEQTTLPPAWNTNTGLSGKYAPVYELNRIPTMESALARPPHQQFYQTYLHRPNPSSSTSLPSSQQNMSETIASVTKAITSDPCFQSALAVAISSIMNSNGERILGQSMEETSAQICTGRLT